In Chryseobacterium lactis, a single genomic region encodes these proteins:
- a CDS encoding tyrosine-type recombinase/integrase, translated as MNSTFKLKEPNSEKETLIYFRSYFGNENKNFIYSTGEKIKPEEWDFENRQPNDLNGRTKRAESHRSIKKQLDRYIGYFTEIVNRYKNIGEEITIDIIRQRFDEEFKKIKRKDDFFRIYDEFVQEKENDYSGKGISKSTKNRYEYNKKLLENFQEEYKLKLSLGNFDEKIYNKFLKYCIEEKDHSANTVHRNVGLLKTFFYWTLSKKYTYNNGFINFKKPPKFRTDEIALNYEQVEKIHQYDFSTSKRLERVRDLFVFGCVTGMRFGNYSSISKEDIQGDFIRVIDLKSKSKNLAIPLNSISRAILEKYDYELPNISNQKMNEFIKEVFKKMDFTEDIKKTMKYGDELVEKKTEFWERISSHTARRSFITIMKNNKVPDKVIMSYTGHTSLEVFNAYYRPSEDDKVNYMNEVFK; from the coding sequence ATGAATTCTACCTTCAAACTTAAAGAACCCAACAGCGAAAAGGAAACATTAATTTACTTCCGTTCTTATTTTGGAAATGAAAATAAGAATTTTATCTATTCTACTGGTGAAAAAATTAAACCCGAAGAATGGGATTTCGAGAACCGACAACCTAACGATCTAAATGGAAGAACAAAAAGAGCCGAGAGCCATAGAAGTATAAAAAAACAACTCGATAGATACATCGGTTATTTCACCGAAATTGTCAATCGTTACAAGAACATCGGAGAAGAGATAACAATTGATATTATAAGACAACGATTTGATGAAGAATTTAAAAAGATCAAAAGAAAGGATGATTTTTTCAGAATCTACGATGAATTTGTTCAAGAAAAAGAAAATGATTATTCAGGAAAAGGAATATCTAAATCAACAAAAAACAGATATGAATATAACAAAAAGTTGTTAGAGAATTTCCAAGAGGAATATAAACTAAAATTAAGCTTAGGGAATTTCGATGAAAAGATTTATAATAAGTTTCTCAAATACTGTATTGAAGAAAAAGACCATTCTGCCAATACCGTCCATAGAAACGTGGGATTGTTAAAAACGTTCTTTTATTGGACTTTGAGCAAAAAATACACTTACAACAATGGTTTTATCAATTTTAAAAAACCTCCTAAGTTCCGAACGGACGAGATAGCACTTAACTACGAGCAGGTAGAAAAAATCCATCAATATGATTTCAGCACTAGTAAGAGATTGGAAAGGGTCAGAGATCTATTTGTATTTGGTTGTGTAACCGGAATGCGTTTTGGAAACTACAGCTCTATTTCAAAAGAAGATATTCAAGGAGACTTTATACGAGTGATTGATCTGAAAAGTAAATCCAAAAATTTGGCAATTCCTTTAAACAGTATTTCCAGAGCAATTCTTGAAAAATACGATTATGAACTTCCAAATATTTCCAATCAAAAGATGAATGAATTTATTAAAGAAGTTTTCAAGAAAATGGACTTCACAGAGGATATCAAAAAGACAATGAAGTATGGGGATGAACTTGTCGAAAAGAAAACTGAGTTCTGGGAAAGAATATCTTCACATACCGCCCGAAGAAGCTTTATTACGATAATGAAGAACAATAAAGTTCCGGACAAAGTGATTATGAGTTACACAGGACATACGAGTTTAGAGGTCTTCAATGCCTATTACAGACCAAGTGAAGATGATAAAGTTAATTATATGAACGAAGTTTTTAAATAA
- a CDS encoding SMP-30/gluconolactonase/LRE family protein, whose amino-acid sequence MKKTLAILMLMNTLNLFSQVSKQEITYNKNSKLIKPTLFADLGETCQTPDGMALDKKGNLYLSITNPITFDKHGSKILTFDKNDKPVVWFDKLPLHPITKKVHPMGMEFGPDGNLYFMDNQFFTGKENFSRLIRIIVKDGKPLHAEVLVEGFNFGEAVRWFKDRVYITDALFKNRRESGIYSFSLKELNAKNILLDSVNKKNYLIATFTLKPEVTKYTIGIDGIAFDKKGNLYAGNFGDGVIHKLEFDRDGKVKSNTIVFDSDELKCCDGFFYDEKRNSIFIANYENNSVHQLNLDTNIISLIWENDNADGSDGKLDNPCETIIYKGKLLVVNYDTFQGEKNTEIDAFHTISSFNLDN is encoded by the coding sequence ATGAAAAAAACACTTGCTATTCTCATGCTAATGAATACTTTAAACTTGTTTTCGCAAGTAAGCAAACAAGAAATAACCTACAATAAAAATTCTAAACTCATCAAGCCAACCCTGTTTGCTGATCTGGGGGAAACTTGCCAAACACCAGACGGAATGGCTTTAGATAAAAAAGGAAATTTATATTTATCGATCACAAACCCAATTACATTTGATAAACATGGCAGCAAAATTCTCACTTTTGATAAAAATGATAAACCCGTAGTTTGGTTTGACAAACTCCCATTGCATCCTATTACTAAAAAAGTACATCCAATGGGAATGGAGTTTGGTCCCGATGGGAATCTATATTTCATGGATAATCAGTTTTTTACCGGAAAAGAAAATTTCTCAAGATTGATCAGAATTATTGTAAAAGACGGAAAACCTTTACATGCTGAAGTTTTGGTTGAAGGATTTAATTTTGGAGAAGCCGTAAGGTGGTTTAAGGACAGGGTTTATATAACAGATGCATTATTTAAAAACAGAAGAGAAAGCGGAATTTACAGTTTCTCATTGAAGGAATTAAATGCTAAAAATATCCTTTTAGATTCAGTTAACAAGAAAAATTATCTTATTGCAACTTTTACCTTAAAACCAGAAGTTACTAAATATACGATAGGAATTGACGGGATCGCTTTTGATAAAAAAGGGAATTTGTATGCAGGAAACTTTGGAGATGGTGTTATTCATAAACTGGAATTTGACAGGGACGGAAAAGTAAAATCGAATACAATAGTTTTCGATTCAGATGAGCTAAAATGCTGTGATGGATTTTTTTATGATGAAAAAAGGAATTCAATTTTTATTGCCAATTATGAAAATAACAGCGTACATCAACTCAACTTAGATACCAATATCATTTCATTGATTTGGGAAAATGACAATGCAGACGGTTCCGATGGAAAACTGGATAACCCTTGTGAAACTATTATCTATAAAGGCAAATTATTAGTCGTTAATTATGATACTTTTCAAGGCGAAAAGAATACAGAAATAGATGCCTTTCATACGATATCAAGCTTTAATCTTGATAATTGA
- a CDS encoding sensor histidine kinase, translated as MSFINRIDLKRMALHCLYWILFLLFSFSNKSDNEDSYAFIFIYSFKTLAQAAVAYGLIYWIVPETLNKKKYLLFVIFALGWIYIILAFLMILKFYYLEPKFPTFFNDWLGHKMTLVERLTSGSLMIRESSFITYPAIILGFISFNRKQQRLLKLEEEKKSIELKVLKNQLNPHFLFNTLNNLYALTLKKDDRAPEIIAKLSEILDFVLYRCNEDYVPIEKEIALIENYIALEKLRYDENRLDILLTKDIQESNKISPLIVLTFIENAFKHGVINETEKATIRLNLESKKEQIIFSIENTKPQNELAQMTNKSKIGLENVRKQLDLLYPKRHQLEIEETQMFYKVKLCLKNQNRKELL; from the coding sequence ATGAGTTTTATCAACAGAATTGACTTAAAAAGAATGGCTCTCCATTGTCTATACTGGATTTTATTTTTGCTGTTTTCTTTTTCAAATAAATCTGACAATGAAGATTCTTATGCATTCATTTTTATTTATTCCTTTAAAACTTTAGCACAAGCAGCTGTTGCCTATGGTTTAATCTATTGGATTGTGCCGGAAACATTAAATAAAAAAAAATATTTACTTTTTGTCATTTTTGCTTTAGGCTGGATTTATATTATTCTCGCTTTTTTAATGATTTTAAAATTTTATTATCTCGAACCCAAATTCCCAACTTTCTTCAATGATTGGCTTGGACATAAAATGACGCTTGTTGAACGTCTTACTTCGGGCAGTCTGATGATAAGAGAGTCCTCTTTTATCACATATCCTGCAATTATTTTAGGATTTATCAGTTTTAATCGCAAACAACAGAGGCTTTTAAAATTGGAAGAAGAAAAAAAATCAATCGAATTAAAGGTGCTGAAAAATCAACTAAATCCTCATTTTCTATTTAATACTTTAAATAATCTATATGCTTTAACACTAAAAAAAGACGATAGAGCGCCTGAAATAATTGCTAAATTATCTGAGATCTTAGACTTTGTTTTATACCGTTGCAATGAAGATTATGTTCCTATTGAAAAAGAAATAGCGCTGATTGAAAATTATATTGCTTTGGAAAAATTGCGTTATGACGAAAACAGATTGGATATTTTATTGACGAAAGATATTCAGGAAAGCAATAAAATTTCGCCTTTGATTGTATTGACGTTTATCGAAAACGCCTTTAAGCATGGTGTCATTAATGAAACTGAAAAAGCAACAATCAGACTGAATTTGGAAAGTAAAAAAGAACAGATTATTTTTAGTATTGAGAATACAAAACCTCAAAATGAACTGGCTCAAATGACAAACAAATCTAAAATTGGCTTAGAAAACGTCCGGAAACAATTGGATTTATTATATCCAAAAAGACATCAGCTGGAAATTGAAGAAACCCAGATGTTTTATAAAGTTAAACTTTGTTTGAAAAACCAAAACAGAAAAGAACTTTTATAA